In Deltaproteobacteria bacterium, a single genomic region encodes these proteins:
- a CDS encoding FAD-dependent thymidylate synthase, with product METRRPTNPAAEEILGLYFPVLDHGFVALVDYMGSDEDVERAARVSYGYGTRRTSETRGLIRYLRRHRHTTPSEMVELKFHCAMPIFVARQWIRHRVASANEYSGRYSLLPLLFYRPESDAFQAQAASNRQGRGGAPLREFHADAVARWEAVRRLAAEQYEWLVGHDVARELARIDLPLSTYTQWYWKIDLHNLFHFLAVRADPHAQHEIRVFARVIAGMLKRVAPLSFEAWVDYEFRGTHLSRGELDALRRVVSVADGGLEARPGRVSREELARLGLSKREIEELLAKLASSPGDEDFDLDLSAARPAEHFAREMEAAVPRVDRR from the coding sequence GTGGAGACGCGCCGTCCGACGAACCCGGCCGCGGAGGAGATCCTCGGGCTCTACTTCCCGGTCCTCGACCACGGCTTCGTTGCGCTCGTCGACTACATGGGCTCCGACGAGGACGTCGAGCGCGCGGCGCGTGTGTCGTACGGCTACGGGACCCGCCGCACCAGCGAGACGCGCGGGCTGATCCGCTACCTCCGGCGCCACCGGCACACGACACCCAGCGAGATGGTGGAGCTCAAGTTCCACTGCGCGATGCCGATCTTCGTCGCCAGGCAATGGATCCGGCATCGTGTCGCAAGCGCGAATGAGTATAGCGGGAGATATAGCTTGCTACCTCTCCTGTTTTACAGGCCAGAGTCCGACGCCTTCCAGGCGCAGGCCGCGAGCAACCGGCAGGGCCGCGGCGGTGCGCCCCTGAGGGAGTTCCACGCGGACGCGGTCGCGCGCTGGGAGGCCGTTCGCCGGCTCGCGGCCGAGCAGTACGAGTGGCTGGTCGGCCACGACGTCGCGCGCGAGCTGGCGCGTATCGACCTGCCGCTCTCGACGTACACGCAGTGGTACTGGAAGATCGACCTCCACAACCTGTTCCACTTCCTGGCCGTGCGCGCCGACCCGCACGCGCAGCACGAGATCCGCGTCTTCGCCCGCGTGATCGCGGGCATGCTGAAGCGAGTCGCGCCGCTCAGCTTCGAGGCCTGGGTGGACTACGAGTTCCGCGGGACGCACCTCTCGCGCGGCGAGCTGGACGCGCTGCGCCGCGTGGTCAGTGTCGCGGACGGGGGGCTCGAGGCGCGACCCGGGCGGGTGAGCCGCGAGGAGCTCGCCCGTCTGGGTCTCTCGAAGCGGGAGATCGAGGAGTTGCTGGCCAAGCTCGCCTCCTCCCCGGGCGACGAGGACTTCGACCTCGACCTCTCGGCCGCGCGTCCCGCCGAGCACTTCGCGCGCGAGATGGAGGCCGCGGTGCCGCGCGTCGACCGGAGGTGA
- the rlmD gene encoding 23S rRNA (uracil(1939)-C(5))-methyltransferase RlmD, translating into MTDVLAVERLTYGFDALAHRDRQVVFVPYAAPGDRITAETVEQHAGFARARVVEVLEPGPARVFPGCRYFPTCGGCQWQHVAPPAQRDAKAAIVAEQLARTAGVRDAEVLPTLTAGGDWHYRARLTLVVEGRRAGYHRARSHHLLEIEDCPIADPVLSAHLGAARSWIGALRVPLRRVSLAVAPGGVVLTAITDAPPGARDADATEALLARTPTVRGAVLAEATGRGRLVVGDPRLRVTLEPGLDLEVPADVFTQVNPAANRLLVAAVVALGAFAPGERVLDLYSGAGNFALPVARRGARVRGIDRNPVAAAAGRDNAARLGLGDVTFETAAVAEALGRMAPATADAVILDPPRAGAADAIGALAALRARRIAYVSCDPATFARDVQRLAAHGYRVARVQPIDLFPQTFHVESVTLLLLT; encoded by the coding sequence TTGACTGACGTCCTCGCGGTCGAGCGGCTCACCTACGGCTTCGACGCGCTCGCGCACCGCGACCGCCAGGTGGTCTTCGTGCCCTACGCCGCGCCCGGCGACCGGATCACCGCCGAGACCGTGGAGCAGCACGCGGGCTTCGCCCGCGCGCGCGTCGTCGAAGTCCTCGAGCCGGGGCCCGCACGCGTCTTCCCCGGCTGCCGCTACTTCCCCACCTGCGGCGGCTGCCAGTGGCAGCACGTCGCGCCGCCCGCGCAGCGCGACGCGAAGGCGGCGATCGTCGCCGAGCAGCTCGCCCGCACGGCAGGCGTGCGCGACGCCGAGGTCCTCCCGACGCTCACCGCGGGCGGCGACTGGCACTACCGCGCGCGCCTCACGCTGGTGGTCGAGGGCCGGCGCGCAGGCTACCACCGCGCGCGCTCGCACCACCTGCTCGAGATCGAGGACTGCCCGATCGCCGACCCCGTGCTCTCCGCCCACCTCGGCGCCGCGCGAAGCTGGATCGGCGCGCTGCGCGTCCCGCTCCGGCGCGTGTCGCTCGCCGTCGCTCCGGGCGGCGTCGTGCTGACGGCGATCACGGACGCTCCGCCCGGCGCGCGCGACGCCGACGCGACCGAGGCGCTCCTCGCCCGCACGCCGACCGTCCGCGGCGCGGTCCTCGCCGAGGCGACGGGCCGCGGCCGGCTCGTCGTCGGCGACCCGCGCCTCCGCGTCACGCTCGAGCCGGGGCTCGACCTCGAGGTGCCGGCCGACGTGTTCACGCAGGTGAACCCGGCCGCCAACCGGCTCCTGGTCGCTGCGGTCGTCGCGCTCGGCGCCTTCGCGCCCGGCGAGCGCGTCCTCGACCTCTATTCGGGCGCAGGCAATTTCGCGCTGCCCGTCGCGCGCCGCGGCGCGCGTGTCCGCGGCATCGACCGCAATCCCGTCGCCGCCGCGGCGGGGCGCGACAACGCCGCGCGCCTCGGACTCGGCGACGTCACGTTCGAGACCGCGGCCGTCGCCGAAGCGCTCGGCCGCATGGCGCCTGCCACGGCCGACGCTGTGATCCTCGATCCGCCGCGCGCCGGCGCCGCGGACGCGATCGGGGCGCTCGCCGCGCTCCGCGCGCGCCGCATCGCCTACGTGTCGTGCGATCCCGCCACGTTCGCGCGCGACGTGCAGCGGCTCGCGGCGCACGGCTACCGCGTCGCGCGCGTGCAGCCGATTGATCTCTTTCCGCAGACGTTCCACGTCGAGAGCGTGACCCTGTTGCTATTGACTTGA
- a CDS encoding DUF309 domain-containing protein, translating into MTTARRLDVPPDVAAAVRSGVRLFNRGRYLEAQQVWEESWREAPSADRAFLEALVQLAAGLHLRTRRGATRGAVHLLAQAVIALEDYRPAAHGVDVEALIADVDACIAWLRTLDRPHRFLDRARLPRIR; encoded by the coding sequence GTGACCACGGCCCGCCGCCTCGACGTCCCGCCCGACGTCGCCGCCGCCGTCCGCAGCGGCGTGCGGCTCTTCAACCGCGGCCGCTACCTCGAAGCCCAGCAGGTGTGGGAGGAGAGCTGGCGCGAGGCGCCATCCGCCGACCGGGCCTTCCTCGAGGCGCTCGTGCAGCTTGCGGCGGGCCTCCACCTGCGCACGCGCCGGGGCGCGACGCGTGGCGCGGTGCATCTCCTGGCACAGGCGGTGATCGCGCTCGAAGACTACCGGCCCGCCGCGCACGGCGTCGACGTCGAGGCGCTGATCGCCGACGTCGACGCCTGCATCGCCTGGCTGCGCACGCTCGACCGGCCGCACCGCTTCCTCGACCGCGCCCGGCTGCCCCGCATCCGCTGA
- a CDS encoding Rieske 2Fe-2S domain-containing protein — protein MTVTIARLGELRPGETKKFLFQCDGIEMEGFLLNCAGQHHAYVNRCRHVPMSLDWVENQFFTEDKRFVQCATHGAYYLPDTGECVAGPPCGRRLHRIPLRIEGDQILGDCPGSLPDD, from the coding sequence ATGACGGTGACCATCGCGCGGCTCGGTGAGCTCCGCCCCGGGGAGACGAAGAAGTTCCTCTTCCAGTGCGACGGGATCGAGATGGAAGGCTTCCTGCTCAACTGCGCCGGGCAGCACCACGCCTACGTGAACCGCTGCCGGCACGTGCCGATGAGCCTCGACTGGGTCGAGAACCAGTTCTTCACCGAGGACAAGCGCTTCGTGCAGTGCGCCACGCACGGCGCCTACTACCTGCCCGATACCGGCGAGTGCGTTGCGGGCCCGCCCTGCGGGCGGCGGCTCCACCGCATCCCGCTCCGCATCGAGGGCGACCAGATCCTCGGCGACTGCCCGGGGTCGCTGCCGGACGACTGA
- a CDS encoding DUF1015 domain-containing protein, with protein sequence MRRSAGRSRATEVAVVRPLQGLRYDPARAGDLGLVLAPPYDVITPREQAELHARSPYNVIRLILPEEADRGAAAARTLREWVARGLLVRDPTPAVYLYSQRFSLPDGTSRRRDGLLCRLRLEKFGAGIVRPHERTLPGPKADRLAILRATGANLSPIFGLYARPGEPVRALVGALGEPVVDVNDWHQLWRLTDPAVIARIEAALAPETIIIADGHHRYETALQYRDEQRGNEAAAYVLAYLANMEEEGVVILPTHRLVRGPLPARLDERLRETFEVEPLPAARRRAGEIDCVLPDRRLRLRPRPAALARLAALPAVLRTLDVELLHRAILAPILGVDAAVLEFTHDDDEAADAVAAGHAAAAFLLNPPSIAAVRAVCLAGELMPEKSTYFYPKLATGLVLSLVGPPWV encoded by the coding sequence ATGAGGCGCTCAGCCGGGCGCTCGAGGGCGACTGAGGTGGCCGTCGTCCGCCCGCTCCAGGGCCTTCGCTACGACCCGGCCCGCGCCGGCGACCTGGGCCTCGTGCTTGCCCCGCCTTACGACGTCATCACGCCGCGCGAGCAGGCCGAGCTCCACGCGCGGAGCCCGTACAACGTGATCCGGCTCATCCTGCCCGAGGAGGCGGACCGCGGCGCCGCAGCGGCGCGCACGCTCCGCGAGTGGGTGGCGCGGGGGCTCCTCGTGCGCGACCCGACGCCCGCGGTCTACCTCTACTCCCAGCGCTTCAGCCTGCCCGACGGCACGAGCCGCCGGCGCGACGGCCTCCTCTGCCGGCTCCGTCTCGAGAAGTTCGGCGCGGGCATCGTCCGCCCGCACGAGCGCACGCTGCCCGGCCCGAAGGCCGACCGCCTCGCGATCCTGCGCGCCACGGGCGCCAACCTGAGCCCGATCTTCGGCCTCTACGCCCGCCCCGGCGAGCCCGTGCGCGCGCTCGTCGGGGCGCTCGGCGAGCCCGTCGTCGACGTGAACGACTGGCACCAGCTCTGGCGGCTGACGGATCCCGCCGTGATCGCGCGCATCGAAGCCGCGCTCGCGCCCGAGACCATCATCATCGCCGACGGCCATCACCGCTACGAGACCGCGCTTCAGTACCGCGACGAGCAGCGCGGGAACGAGGCCGCGGCGTATGTCCTCGCCTACCTGGCCAACATGGAGGAGGAGGGGGTGGTGATCCTCCCCACGCACCGTCTGGTGCGGGGCCCGCTGCCGGCGCGCCTCGACGAGCGTCTCCGCGAGACATTCGAGGTGGAGCCGCTGCCGGCGGCGCGACGTCGCGCGGGCGAGATCGACTGCGTGCTTCCCGACCGCCGCCTCCGCCTCCGTCCCCGGCCAGCCGCGCTCGCGCGCCTCGCTGCCCTGCCGGCAGTGCTCCGCACGCTCGACGTCGAGCTCCTGCACCGCGCGATCCTGGCGCCGATCCTCGGCGTCGACGCCGCCGTCCTCGAGTTCACGCACGACGACGACGAGGCGGCCGACGCCGTCGCGGCCGGGCATGCGGCGGCCGCCTTCCTCCTGAACCCGCCGTCGATCGCCGCGGTGCGCGCGGTGTGCCTGGCGGGCGAGCTGATGCCCGAGAAGTCGACCTACTTCTACCCGAAGCTCGCGACCGGCCTCGTCCTCTCGCTCGTCGGGCCGCCGTGGGTGTGA
- a CDS encoding VWA domain-containing protein, whose amino-acid sequence MRSRILAFVQALRAEGIDVSLAETMDAVRAVAAAGVQREVLRESLAACLVKDEEDRPVFDRLFDASFPLVGAEREAGRRRKRVAGGGGALATASGRGAASGRGRPAEEAADPRRREPSPVRTPSASRETARAEHAPARRDTSDQARRPGRLARRLALMQLPFRDFTARDVQEARDLVRELGRRLRARLARRQRQARRGRLDFRRTIRASMSSGGVPARPRFRARRPARPDLVALCDLSGSVAAASELMLGLVAPAADWFRRAHLFAYVDRLCPVSIEDGHVAPGGPLDLHARSDFGRVLDELWRERRDLLTRATLLLVLGDARNNRRPPRADLLRAVRDRVERLVWLVPEPRTRWDTGDSVLSRYAPLCDALFECIDLAALVAAVRRTL is encoded by the coding sequence ATGCGGTCGCGCATCCTCGCCTTCGTCCAGGCGCTGCGCGCCGAGGGCATCGACGTCTCGCTCGCCGAGACGATGGACGCCGTACGCGCAGTCGCGGCGGCGGGTGTCCAGCGCGAGGTGCTGCGCGAGTCCCTCGCCGCCTGTCTGGTGAAGGACGAGGAAGATCGCCCCGTCTTCGACCGGCTGTTTGACGCCTCGTTCCCGCTCGTCGGTGCCGAGCGCGAGGCGGGCCGACGGCGGAAGCGCGTCGCCGGCGGCGGGGGTGCACTCGCGACGGCGAGCGGGCGTGGGGCGGCCAGCGGCCGCGGCCGGCCGGCCGAGGAAGCCGCGGACCCGCGGCGGCGGGAGCCGTCGCCGGTGCGGACGCCGAGCGCGAGCCGTGAGACCGCTCGGGCCGAGCACGCACCCGCGCGGCGGGACACCTCGGACCAGGCCCGTCGCCCGGGCCGCCTGGCGCGACGGCTCGCGCTCATGCAGCTCCCGTTTCGCGACTTCACCGCGCGCGACGTGCAGGAGGCACGCGATCTCGTCCGCGAGCTCGGCCGCCGCCTGCGCGCGCGGCTCGCCCGCCGCCAGCGGCAGGCCCGGCGCGGCCGCCTCGACTTCCGGCGCACGATCCGCGCCTCGATGTCGAGCGGCGGCGTGCCCGCGCGCCCGCGCTTCCGCGCGCGCCGCCCGGCGCGCCCGGACCTGGTGGCGCTCTGTGACCTCTCGGGCTCGGTGGCGGCGGCGAGCGAGCTCATGCTCGGGCTCGTCGCCCCGGCGGCCGACTGGTTCCGGCGCGCCCACCTCTTCGCCTACGTCGACCGGCTCTGCCCGGTCTCGATCGAGGACGGGCACGTGGCGCCGGGCGGGCCGCTCGACCTCCACGCCCGCTCGGACTTCGGCCGCGTGCTCGACGAGCTGTGGCGCGAGCGGCGCGACCTGCTCACGCGCGCGACGCTGCTCCTCGTCCTCGGCGACGCGCGCAACAACCGCCGGCCGCCGCGGGCCGACCTCCTGCGCGCCGTCCGCGACCGCGTCGAGCGGCTGGTCTGGCTCGTCCCCGAGCCCCGCACCCGCTGGGACACGGGCGACAGCGTCCTCTCGCGCTACGCGCCGCTGTGCGACGCGCTGTTCGAGTGCATCGACCTGGCCGCCCTCGTCGCGGCCGTGCGGCGCACCCTGTGA
- a CDS encoding MoxR family ATPase, translating to MEVTREQVRDGLRAARYLTTPRVETALFLALVLEKPLLAEGPAGAGKTELAKVLAEMLRTDLVRLQCYEGLDEARALFEWNYQKQLLRIQTDRAEGRGWDEVSHHIFSREFLLDRPLLHAITAPRQVVLLIDEVDKADPEFEAFLLEVLSDFQVSVPELGTLRARERPVVVLTSNRTRELSEALVRRCLHLFVDFPGVEVEAEIVALKVPELDERLRVQVARFVAGLRKLELRKAPSIAETLDWARGLCALGVRELDPATVRQTLALVVKHEEDLRKAEGKVSTLLAAATRG from the coding sequence ATGGAGGTGACGCGCGAGCAGGTGCGCGACGGGCTGCGCGCCGCGCGCTACCTCACGACCCCGCGCGTCGAGACGGCGCTCTTCCTGGCGCTCGTGCTGGAGAAGCCGCTGCTCGCCGAAGGGCCGGCGGGCGCCGGGAAGACGGAGCTGGCCAAGGTGCTCGCCGAGATGCTCAGGACCGACCTCGTGCGGCTCCAGTGCTACGAGGGGCTCGACGAGGCGCGCGCGCTCTTCGAGTGGAACTATCAGAAGCAGCTGCTGCGCATCCAGACCGATCGTGCCGAGGGCCGCGGCTGGGACGAGGTCTCGCACCACATCTTCTCGCGCGAGTTCCTCCTCGATCGGCCGCTGTTACACGCCATCACGGCGCCGCGCCAGGTCGTCCTGCTGATCGACGAGGTGGACAAGGCCGATCCCGAGTTCGAGGCCTTCCTCCTCGAGGTGCTCTCCGACTTCCAGGTGAGCGTCCCCGAGCTGGGCACGCTCCGCGCCCGCGAGCGGCCGGTGGTCGTGCTCACCTCCAACCGCACCCGCGAGCTCTCCGAGGCCCTCGTCCGGCGCTGTCTCCACCTCTTCGTCGACTTCCCCGGCGTCGAGGTCGAGGCCGAGATCGTCGCCCTCAAGGTGCCCGAGCTCGACGAGCGGCTGCGCGTGCAGGTGGCGCGCTTCGTGGCGGGCCTCCGCAAGCTCGAGCTCCGCAAGGCGCCGAGCATCGCCGAGACGCTCGACTGGGCGCGCGGCCTCTGTGCGCTCGGCGTGCGCGAGCTCGACCCGGCGACCGTCCGCCAGACGCTTGCGCTCGTCGTCAAGCACGAGGAGGACCTCCGCAAGGCGGAGGGCAAGGTGAGCACGCTGCTCGCGGCGGCGACGCGGGGCTGA